CAATTAtgataggtttaatttatggaaactaaattaatgatatattggaaaggaaaaatgaaataaacgacaagtggaaaataaatatatctcaaaattatgacaaaatgacatgtgaccaATTAAATGAGAGAACAGCATGTGACAAaattattcttatttattaggatatatatatatatatatatatatatatatatatatatatatatatatatatatatatggggataaGGAATACACGTTACTgtcccacctaagcttaggtactaaacctctaaaatatgtcgttttaacttgttaaatatacccggtttggtttcacttggtaaatatacAATCATCcataacatttctttctttcattattGTTTTATCATCTCTGTTTTCTTTCCTccattatcgtttattacttcaccGAAGTGAACATtaataaaccctaaaccctaaaccctaaacccaattatgtcgatcttgaatttacatcttgaagtattaatcgtgaatccgttaaccgtaatctttatatagtaaaacaatgtactttcaaGAGGTTTAGTACTTAAGCTTAGGTCGGGCTATAATGTATATTtccttttccctatatatatatatatatatatatatatatatatatatatatatatatatatatatatatatgaattggtTGGTACGGATTACCAAGATATTCAAACTTTTGTACCAAGATTGTTCAATTGGTACGGtactaccaaccaaacatgttggcTGCAAAATATATTGATTACCAACTTTATTGGTTCGGTTGGTAGCATGTTGGTTAGTTTTCCGTGATACAATTTTGACAGCCGTAGTAGTAAGTTACAAAACACATCATTATATTTTAAACATATctttatattttatattcttttaaatttcaaaaattttatttgaaatatGCATATAAAAATATATGCTAATAatcttaaaaatattaaaaatatatgttAATAACTTTTTACTTTTTGTATTAGTATAAATTCAAATTCATTTtcaataaaaattatttttagtaaatgttaattatatattttattactttaaatttatatttttaatgacCGGCCAATTTATAATTTTTCTAACTCGTTTCTAGCAACATCTATTTAACATATTAACCACATGTTCATATAGATTTGTTCTTGATTTGaatgtttatgtttatttatttttggatggtttttgatttaattttttttcggTTTATATTCTTTTATTTCCATTTATGTTTGactatattcatttatgattgtctattttttttgtttggaCTATCTCGGCATTATTTTTTTGTTCAGTCGGATAACACAAATATGttccaaacaaaaaaaaaatagcacATTGATAGTcgaagaaaaaaaacataaagacAGTTGGAAGGAAAAAATAACACAAAGATAGctcgaatgaaaaaaaaaataataatatgggGATAATCCGACCAAAAAACAATACGAGGATAGTCGGAACAAAAAGATAATACAATGATAGTCGGAATGAAAAAATAACACAAGAATAGTATGTACGAAAAAAATAACATATAGATAGTctgaacaaaaaaaataaatgaaataattCGACCAAAAAACAACGCAAAGATAGTCGGAacgaaaaaataacataaaataattcGAACGAAAGAATAATACATGGATAGTTCGAAAGGAAAAAAAACACAATGATAGTCTTaataaaaaaagaacaaaataataattctaacgaacaaaaaatatatttttaataataataataacaataataataataataatatatttattaaaagtaaaaaataaaaaataaataaaaaataaaaataataataaaaaaacaacacATTAAGATGATCaaataaaaacaaatacaaaaatcaaaataaatcatCTATAAGCTACATGAATATTTCAAAGGGTATAAATTGAAATGTAAGATCTTACTGTTCTAATAAAAGAatgagtttattttattttattttttttgtcatGTGTTATCTTATAAAACTTCCTAATTAATGTCATGTCACTTATCAatctattaattttttatttcaaattttcaatttaaaatttctcattttaactatattaaattaataaaattagaataaaaattaaaataaaattaatacagattataaggtaacattttatttaaatcaacgattataattttatataactaataaaatatcttttaattaataatttatttaaaataacttattaataattttagGTTTTTTACCacgaaaatttaattaattttttaagtgTAGTTCtaacgggttataaactagtgttaGTAATAAAAACTACTCTCTGTcttcatttaaataataaaaaaacaacaaaatttaaaataatcaatgattatgaaatattaataaaaagtcAAATACATCAATTCATTCGGGTAGAACTATAGATAGATATTTATTCGGCGGTTAGAATCAACCAAAAAAATGTATCCAGTCAAAGGTTTCAAGAAATGAATTTGGTGGATCATTAACGAGTGTCATTACTGGGAGACTAAACTGCACACATTGACCCTGTGGTTTGTCGAAATTGCtactttggtccaaaaatgtttgGATTAGCAGCAaaagtccaaacttttcattttgttgcgaattTGGTCCAATTTGCTATAAACTATTTCATAATGATGAATTTACCcttacttttttcttttttagttttttttattatttaaagatttttctgattaatagaaaaataaaaaagaaaatttccttttatattttattttacatatttttataacaaaaaagaaatagaaaatgaaaatgcaaactctctctctctctctctctctctctctctctccctcacacacactttctttctttctttctttctttctttctttctctctctctctctctctctctctctctctctctctctcgtcttCCCCATCATTTCTTGATTTCTCTAGCGTGAATCCCAATCTAGAAAATGTATTGATTGGATATTTGTTAAACAAACTTTATCCTTTTTATCCCATGTTCATATTCCTACAAACAGAAAAATGAGATGTGCTTTAATCTGAAGGAGGATATGTTGTTCTCCTTTAGTCTTTATCTGTCAAACCTACAACTACCACCACACACCATCGTGAATACCTCTACCACCATGAAAACCACTACTCCGAAGCTGCATTTTCGACCACTGGGAGAGCCCTACCACAATAAACGTCTTCACCATTTCAATGGCACCACCGCCGCCCCAACGCTGTCATGGCCATCACTACTGGTTGAAACCATATGGCCAAAAACACTGCCTCAAAGGCTGCTATCATTAAGACCACCTAGTTCACCCAACCTTCATCATCGATGAAACCTTGCTTTCAATCCTCACCCTCGTCTTGTGCAGACACCAAATTCCAAGATTATTCCATTTATCGACATCTAAACCAGATGATACACCAAAAATGAAAGGGTCGGTGACAGAAGTGAAAAGGGGTCAAACCAAATCCATGAGTCCACATTCAATTGAAGCAAAACCCccaaaatcaaaatgaaaaatcATTGCATAGGTTCTTCAATTAATCTGAAACCTAATCTGTAAAAGAGATAGTAAGAGAGGTGATGTTCTACCTCAACTTTATGTGTGATAGAGAGAAACCCAATATGTAAAAAAGATAGTGAGAGAGGTGGCGTTCACCTCAGATTTGTGTGTGACGGAGAGAAGGAGATTGACAATGTCATTGTTGGAGAAGGAGATTGACAAAGTCGTTGCTGCCATCGCTACAAACCCTAACTTCGATCTGTGTGTCGTCGCTTGAACTTTAGGGTTAGGTTTTTATTGCGACAACTTCAATCTGAAATCCCTCGCCGTCGATGCTATGATGATCCACTGTGAAACCATCTATGCTATGAAGATCCACCACCGTTTTTAATAGATTGGATTAGATAAGAGAAAGATAAAGATAAAGAGATatcgaagagagagagagagagagagagagagagagagcattttcattttttattaatttttgttataaaaaattataaaaattaaatataaaaggaaaaattttcttttttagttttcttttaatcaaaaaaatctttaaataataaaaaaacttaaaataaaaaagtaaagGCAAATTCGTCATTATGAAAAAGTTTATagtaaattggaccaaactcgcaacaaaatgaaaagtttggacctctaatgctagtccaaacatttttggaccaaagtggtaATATTTGAgaaaccacagagaccatttgtgcagttttgtcttatTGGGatgtaagttatatatatatatatatatatatatatatatatatatatatatatatatatatatatatatatatatatatatatatatatatatatatatatatatatatatatatatatatatatatatatatatatatatatatatatagagttatatgtaaaatgaatgattaggacaacatatatttgaaccaatgaaaacatgacaacacatcacttctacAATAatttccacaatacattacttgtgatgaaagaaatggacacgtgtcatttgattaatgattattggttccggtagatgttgccctagttatttgttttccatagaactcattcatatatatatatatatatatatatatatatatatatatatatatatatatatatatatatatatatatatatatatatatatatatatatatatatatatatatatatatatatatatatatatatatatatatatatatatatatatataattgtaggTTTTTTTAtgtaagttttttttatataattattcacAATCGTAGGTTTACTTTTTGATTTAATTTGGTTTTCCTAATGCTTTGTTTTATCATTAAAATCAATTAACCTAATTTTGTTGTTAGGAAAATGGGAACTCTTTGTGGCCCGCGCTGCATTAGAAGATGTATTAGAAGGTGCTGCGGTCCAAGAAAGGAACGTTTCAAAGTTTCTTAAGCAGATTTCAACCACAAGATACACAATTTCAAATTTATGTTTGTTCACTATTGCATTTTTATGTGCAATTGACACTTACCTTTTTATATATGCATTGGATCAGCACCATTGATAGTATTAGCTTTAAAGTTTAGGCAATGGATATAAAGTTATGAACAATAGATATAAaattaagacaaaacttcaaaaatggtccttgtggttttcaaaaatatcaagtttagtccctaagttcaaaaaacctcacagatggtccctatggtttcaaaacttttaacaaatggtcattttcgctaactccgttaatttttggccgttaagtgaagggTATTTCAGTAATTTCACAACCAAAGGGACCATTTTGACAATTCTGATAAATGAAACAAGGGTCGTCTTCTTCATCAGATAGGTAAGAGAACAGACGATAGTTCGATGGCAGGGAATTGGTGGTTCGGTGGTGGCAATTGATCACAAAGAGCAAAACAAGAGGCTGATTATCAATAGCTATAAATGGGGGAAAAGGATCTTTGATTCTTAGTCTTCTCCTTCATCTGATCTGGAAGGAAAGAAACGAACGAGGCGGACGATTGGAGTTTCCGACACTGGCTAGCAATCGTGAGGAGGGGTGGCGTCGATCTCCGACGAGCCCTCTTTCACTGTTACTTTTCTCGATCTGACATCAAAACACACATGGGAGGGAGGCAGCTGCAACCACCAATTAACGGGAGTGTCATAGGTGCTCAATCGGACTGATGAAGGAGGAATAAGATCCGAAGCAGCAAGGGCTGCTTAAGCATTGACCTGCGAAGGAGAGGGAAGGAAGGAAGATCCGAGGGAAACGGGTAAGTTGCGCCTGCAACTCCGGTGAGGAAAGGTGCGAAGGGGGGGAGATGCGATGAACGACCGGAGGAGGTGGCGAGGCTGCTCCCCGACGAGCCTCATCGTGGTTTCTTCCTTGTCACCGATAGCAATGATTCGGAAGGGAATCAGAGCAGCTGCAACAACAACGATTGAGGTGGGGTGTTTGGGGTTGAGCTCCAACGAAGCTAAGGAGGTAAAGTGGTGGTGATGAATTCTTTTTCCGGTGAGCCTTCCTCGGTCCTTTTGCCTCGTCTCCGACCATAATTCTTAACAGAaaagtagcagcagtaggggcgTTCGGATGGAGCTTCCCAGACACGAGTGTGTTGCAGTCAATTGAAGAAGAAaatggaagagagagagagagagagagagagagagagagagagagagagagagcgagagagagagaccctttaatattaaataattatatttatttttctttttttaaaaaaattaaggcaaaacttcataaatggtccttgtggttgtgAAATGACTGAAATACCCTTCACTTAACGGTCAAAAGTTAACGGAGTTAGCGAaaatgaccatttgttaaaagttttgaaaccacagggaccatctgtgaggttttttgaacttagagactaaacttgatatttttgaaaaccatagggaccatttttgaagttttgtctaaaatTAAATATGTTTTATGTTGACGTAGACGGCCAACGACCATATATATAGAGGACAAACTAATCCATGCCAAGGTCCAGAACGTCCATGATGAGGTCCATGAATTTTTTACTGTATTTAGTAAGAATCTGTGGACATGAAGGGATCCGTATTCTTGGATTGCATCTCATAGTCCACGAATTGAATTTTAAATTACAAAATATACCCTTTATTATATTTATAAGTTTTATATTGCATCCTTGCCATTTCAAAACTTTAAATTATATTATAATACGTTTTACTGTACTAATTTAATTTATCAAAATATACACAATAAAATATAAAGTAAATTATACCAATAGAATGATCTCTCATCCATACGTTCAAAATGAGAccaatattaaatattatttgtaatttttttttctattttaataaaaaaaggtAAATAAAATTCTAAAGATATTTTTTCAAGTTTCTTTTTTACGAAAAAGCATATTTATAGTCGCTACTTAAGATTTAAAaacatctttatttttttttcttatttgattTATGATATAAAATATATAGTTTAAAGATAAATAAATATAGATGTTTATATGTGGTTTATGTGGTATGAAATAATATGGCCAGTGAGTATAGGTTTACAAAATATAGATGTTTATATGTGGTTATATTGGGCGCTATAGCCTATAGATGTTAAGGAGGAAGTCACGAGTATTATTTATAGGGGAAAACATATAATATTAAGTCGTTATGAATTATGATGTTTAGTATCTGTTGGATATAATTAAAACTTAAACCGACTTAATAAAATTTCAAAGAAAAATCACaatcaatttttaaattttatttatgtaCGAGTGATCGGTAAAAACAAATATAGCGCAaagattttgaaatatataaacacTTGTTCAGGATAATGTTTAATAAAGGTAATATAATTGTAAAGGtaatctaataaactataatactTCGTATAGATGTAACTAAAACATGCTCAGGATAATTTTAATAAAGGTAatctaataaattatattataatgttaaataaaagtaacctaataaattattataGTATAGACCTAACTTTTATTTGGAGTATGaggtatttaaaaaattaattaggaTATCCATATTGTAATACGTAATATGAGATATCTttttaatcaacctctaaaaaaATCCTAATACGTTGTACCTATAAATATGCAATGCAAGCACGTTcaaaatcaatcaatcaatcaatcaatctctctctctctctctctctctctctctctccatggcAATCAACATCTCCTTTAGACAACAAAATATCCAGCAAACCATAATCCATACAAAACAACATTCTCTTCCAAGAAAAATAAACTTGAAggtctttttcaatgtttttacttTTTTTACTTCGTTCATATTCCGTATTATCGTCTAAATATGGAAATTGCAGATCGAACAACCCATCAAGTATTCACAACAATTACAGGAAATTCGAAATCTTCTCAAGCATGTCCAAGATAAGCCATTAAACCCTGTGGACATGGTTGATGTTCTCCAAAAACTTTGCATCAACCATCACTTCGAAGAGGAGATTGACTCAATCTTGAAAACGCATTACACTAAAATTTCCAATGGCCATGTTTCCGATCTTGACCAAAGTCTTTATGAGGTTTCCTGCAATTTTCGGATCCTTCGACAAGAAGGTTATTATGTTCCAGCAGGTGAGCGGTCGTACTGATCATCCTTGTttttttgttcctttcttttGATTGAAATAATTTCAACACTGTTAAATTAGTAATTAATTACCAATAATATTTGTTCGTATCAGACGTTTTTGCACGTTTCAAGCAAAAGAATGGAATGTTCCTTGAAGAAATGGCGGAAGATGTAAAGGGATTAATGGCATTATATGAAGCATCACAACTAAGCATAGAGGGGGAGCGTATACTTGAGGAGGCTGCGGATTTTAGCAGCCATGCTCTCATAGAAATCATGCCTTTTCTTGATGAAGATGAAGCTATAATGGTGAAAAATACATTAGAACATTCCTATCAAAGAACCTCATCAACTTTCATGGTCAACAAATTCATCAAACATTACACGGGGACCACCATGTCTCAACTTGCCGAGATGGAATTGGCTAAACTCCAGGCCCTACATCGAACAGAAGTTACTCAAATCTCTAGGTAAAAGTTAATTTTGTTACACATGCAACATAATGACATTCATTTAAAAGAAGTATTCGTATTATGATGAAATAGATGGTGGAAGGAGTTGGGATTAGCTCAGGAGCTGAAGCTTGCGAGGAGTCAACCATTGTACTGGTACTTATGCCCCATGGCCAGCCTTGCAGATCCTAGCTTGTCGGAGCAAAGATTGGATCTCATAAAGCCAATTGCCTTAATCTTTATAATTGATGATATTTTTGACGTTTATGGAACTCTAGATGAACTCGTCCTCTTTACAGAAGCAGttataaggtataattattaTGACAATATAATGAAAACTTGTATTCAGATTCAATAACATAACTCACGAGCTAATCAGTAGCATTAATATAGATTAGGTTATAAGGCTTATACTTACGTTATTTGCAGATGGGATATTAACTCTCTGGAACGACTACCATATCACTTCAGGATATGTATTGAGGCTCTATATAACATAACACATGAAATCAGTGACAAAATCTACAAGCAATATGGGTTCAACCCCATAGAGTACTTAAAAAAGACGGTACGTTAATTATATAATTCGAGCACAACTATCTCTCCAAACTAATTTTGATTTGAAGACttcataattaaaaaaaagtataactttaaacaaataaaaaagtgTTTTAGAACAAGAGTGACTAAATATtgaagatgatatatatataccGATCGAATTGATGGAACGAAAGCAAAGAGAAGTAATATAAACGTACTTTTAAATGTAATTGAATTCTTGCAGTGGATAAACCTTTATGAAGCGTTTCTAGTGGAGGCAAAATGGTTTGCTTCTGGACACTTGCCGAATGCAGACGAATACTTGAGGAATGGGATTGTAAGTTCTGGTGCAGAAGTAGTTACAGTGCACATCTTTTTCCTTCTCGgttgtgctactaatgaagaTAGTGCTACAATTATTAAGGACAACCCAGGGATAACATTTTGTTTAGCAAAAATACTTCGTCTTTGGGATGATCTAGGTAGTGCTAAGGTAAAATAAATTTCATCAATACATACCATAAATTTAACTTATACATAATTAACTTGAATACTATCTCATTAGTTATGTCTTGAAAATAAATTTGTTACTAATCATGTCCCATATAGTAACATCTATAAACTGACAGGATGAGAATCAAGATGGCCATGATGGATCATATGTGACATATTACATGCGAGAAAATGAAGGTTGTTCGCTTGAAAATGCACAGGGACATGTTATGGCTATGATATCAGACACATGGAAACAACTAAATCAGGAGTGCCTCTTCCCAAATAAGTTTTCAGCAACATTCATAAAGGCTTGTTTGAATCTTGCAAGAATGGTACCTATGATGTACAATTATGATGAAAACCATTCCCTTCCTCTTCTTAAGGATTATATGAATTCCATGTTTTAAGGAGGAAATAATATACTTATCACAACTTCAGAAGATCGTTACACATAAAAGTTAAGATTTGCACCTTCTTAAACTCACACCAGAGTAGGTGAATTGTTGGAgttattttgttgttatgttgtgGTTGAGAGTTGTATAATTAAACCATAACGATAATTTAGTGCGTATCGGGTACTAGACTTATTGACCATTCCCATTGATGACCATGTGATTGGTTGGTTATAATAACTAAATTAAGAGAAAAAACAGGAATACGTATACTTGGTCACATTTAGTCGTGAGGGAGTAGCCACACAACAATGCCTTTTGTTTGTGGAATTATAAAGATTTACCGGGAAAAGAAAGAGTCCTTTTTTAGGATGTGTTAGGCATAGGTTTGAACATACGTTTTGTAGATAcaaaactaaatgtttttcaagttACAACAGGGTGTTTATAATACCTCATTGAAAATAAAACCATGTTTATATGGTATATCATTACTATCAAAGAATTTCACTATGATGTTTGAAGTGGATGTCTCACATGGTTCCGCCCACCTATCTACAGATGTTCCCTCCATTGATGTTGTGTGAGAAAGTTCACATTGCAAATGCAACAAGCCAACAACAATGGTGGGAAGAACTGTAAATCATCATGAGCCATGGTAAACATCCATTCCAAATAAGATAGACAAATTCTTTGACAAGAAAGGTATATATAGTGTTATAGAAGATGGAAATGATTTCATTATTCCACAAGGCCATGTTAGAAGTAGTGAAAATTTAATGCAGTTGGTCTTTTATCAGGTGTAACATGTAGTTGTTAAAAGAAAGCATCTAGTTGGAAAGTATTTTACGGAGGTAAAAATAGGAGGACAATTTGGGGAACTAAGGAATTAATGACAAACACTATTAACACTTTCAGATTGTATACGACTTCACAAGATCCAAACACATAAAAGTTAAGATTTTGCACCTTCTGAAACTCATCACACGATTATAGGAGTTTTTTTTGGTTGTGTTTCTAAAATTCTAGCAACAAAGTAATAATATTATTTTCTGCTTGAGAGTTGTATAATTAAACAATAATGATAAGAATTCATACGCATCGGGTGCTAGATAACTAGACTTATTGACCATTCCCATTGATGACTATTTGATTGGTTGGTTATAATAACTAATTTAAGAGAAAAAAAGGGAATACATATACTTGGTCACGTTTAGACTTGAGGGAATAGCTTTAGGTTGTCAATAATACAATCTAAGGCAAATATATTATTAACTTTAATACCAAATGCTAACACAATATTTAAACATACTAGTAAATTTCTAAAATGTATTACCGATGTTTTCAAGGTTGATAATGTCATTTTTTGCACTTAGGCTCCTCTGATAACACCTAATATCATCTAGTTGATTTACATGGTAAACTTTCTACTTAGTCTTTTCGAAATCCACATGAAGCAATTTTCATATACTTTAAGATGTTTGTTGCTCATtgttttcattttgtttttcatcatcataaaataaaaatttgtttCACATTTCTTTTTCAAATACATCGACATTATATATAATGTTAACAGTAATTTTCACAAAGTCATAATCATCAATATACAAATATAAACCAGTTTAACGAAATTAAAAACCAACACCATCATATCCAATCTATAATTTTCTAatcaataaacaaataaaaaacaatataaaatCTTTATTATTAATTTGAAACAATAAACAAATCAAACAAAGTGATATCATGGAAATATTAGAAATAGAAAAGGCAATATTACTTTATTGATTTCCAAATTTGTTTAGAAACATGCGCTATGAATTATGATGTAAAGAAATACGAAGGTGGTTTTACTTTTATAACAACTTGTTCCTAATCGTTTCCTAGTTCGGGAGGTTGACCTGGATCGGATATAATCAGGCTTAGGGCATTTGGAAAAAAGATATTTAGACCCATTTGATTGTGGGTAATGTAGATTTGATGACCCAAGAGTTTGacttgtgttttggagccaaatggtatatcggtaaagtggcagttcgggattttatgaaaattaaattttAGTTCGCAAAGTTTTAAGTTAAGGATAAGTTGATAGAAGTCTAGAGTttctcgttacctttccgtggatataagaaTCGTCGAAATCGGACGTAGAACGAAGatgttatggccttcagaagatTGTGGTTTGTGGACCTTAGCCATGTATGCAGGGCGTACACTATTAGTATGCCGGGCACTAGGTTGATGTTGATCACGTGTTTCTTCCACATATGTGGGGAGTACGTGGAGTACGCATGACGTACGTGGCTTAgagacaaaccctaatttctagggtttgcaccctatttaatcaactTATCGCACCTCTTGGACATTTATTAGCCAGCCTCCATCTCCCTTTACCCTAATATCGAAACCCTAGATCATTTGGCGAGTTTTTGAGCATAAGAGTGAAGTGTTGGTGTTTTATGGTGAAGAAGAATAAGAGGAACACTTGGAGGAGTggcttgagcttgtagatcctGGATTACCTTCTCATTTGCAAGCTTTTTGAGGTAAAAGCTCACACCTTGTTGATTATTTATGTTATATCTACTTTATGGAGGTTCTTGGGCATTTTAAGTCTTTTGAAGTAAAGATGAGCTTTTGATATACTCCAGAAGTAATAGATGCTAGACCTGAGCTCCATTTAAGCACTATGTTCATAAAAGTGCAAACTTTATGGATGTTTTTGGTTCATGCAAGTATTAAGACCtttattaagctctttttgaGATTTTGAGTCCCATTAGGCCATGTAtgggtgtaaagttgccaactttacgtgataagttaCCCTTTAGAATTAGATTGGAGAGTTTGACTTTAGGTCTTAACcgaataagtgcttaatgaagcGGGTTAGTGATCtggggagtatgttgggcgtacccagctgaTACGCTGCGTGTACTTGCCCCAGagggagtacgctaagcgtacgagcCGAGTACTCAGCAGATGGGCTTTTGGGCTTGGCGATTCTCGGTATTAGGCTATGCTTGGACTTTTGAAGAttaggccttgttgggccattagacTTCTAATTTTGGGACTTTGCTAGTATATTGGGCTCCTTTGGACTTAGGCCCATGACGGATTTGGGACCTAATTTGGAAGATTAGACCATATTGGGCTTTTGTTGTTATTGGCTTAGACTTCGGATATTTGGGCCAAttgaggaaagggtaaaatgaacTTTTTCCTGAGTATTTGGTAGTCATACTAGGTTTCCAGCTATGGTTTGAGAACCAATTATTTATTTGGCATTAATTTGATGATGTTAGCACAAGGATTTTCCGGATCGGTAGTCTGAGCTGTTGTCATTGATATTCAACAACGtgaggtgagtttgctcactgtgtttagcgggtcaaaggcaccaatgccagcccatggTTTATTacgttaggatgctagatgtttaCATGACTCTTGTATGTGTTATGTACTTGTATGCTTACCGGGTAGGGTCCGATGACTGTACTGTatgctattatctttgtgattattgcatgtgttttatgattttatgtttatatg
The genomic region above belongs to Lactuca sativa cultivar Salinas chromosome 4, Lsat_Salinas_v11, whole genome shotgun sequence and contains:
- the LOC111897149 gene encoding (3S,6E)-nerolidol synthase 1, which translates into the protein MAINISFRQQNIQQTIIHTKQHSLPRKINLKIEQPIKYSQQLQEIRNLLKHVQDKPLNPVDMVDVLQKLCINHHFEEEIDSILKTHYTKISNGHVSDLDQSLYEVSCNFRILRQEGYYVPADVFARFKQKNGMFLEEMAEDVKGLMALYEASQLSIEGERILEEAADFSSHALIEIMPFLDEDEAIMVKNTLEHSYQRTSSTFMVNKFIKHYTGTTMSQLAEMELAKLQALHRTEVTQISRWWKELGLAQELKLARSQPLYWYLCPMASLADPSLSEQRLDLIKPIALIFIIDDIFDVYGTLDELVLFTEAVIRWDINSLERLPYHFRICIEALYNITHEISDKIYKQYGFNPIEYLKKTWINLYEAFLVEAKWFASGHLPNADEYLRNGIVSSGAEVVTVHIFFLLGCATNEDSATIIKDNPGITFCLAKILRLWDDLGSAKDENQDGHDGSYVTYYMRENEGCSLENAQGHVMAMISDTWKQLNQECLFPNKFSATFIKACLNLARMVPMMYNYDENHSLPLLKDYMNSMF